From the genome of Streptomyces sp. NBC_00659, one region includes:
- a CDS encoding TetR/AcrR family transcriptional regulator has protein sequence MVRMSAEERRESVVRAAMIEFAHGGYHGTSTEAIAKRVGVSQPYLFRLFPGKRAIFLAAAEHCMELARRSFEEAAEGLEGEEALHAMARSYVKVIAEHPERLLMQMQTYVAVGAAEEAGDHELGEAVRAGWMRLWDTVHVPLGADVDGTTTFMAYGMLVNCLVSMGFPPEHRVWEGLYPSARVTGRLEK, from the coding sequence ATGGTCAGGATGAGCGCAGAGGAGAGGCGCGAGAGCGTCGTTCGCGCGGCGATGATCGAGTTCGCCCACGGCGGCTACCACGGGACGTCCACCGAGGCGATCGCCAAGCGCGTGGGTGTCTCGCAGCCGTATCTCTTCCGGCTCTTCCCGGGCAAGCGGGCGATCTTCCTGGCGGCCGCCGAGCACTGCATGGAGCTCGCCCGGCGCAGCTTCGAGGAGGCCGCCGAGGGGCTGGAGGGCGAAGAGGCCCTGCATGCCATGGCGAGGTCCTACGTGAAGGTGATCGCGGAGCATCCTGAGCGGCTGCTGATGCAGATGCAGACGTACGTCGCGGTGGGGGCCGCCGAGGAGGCCGGCGATCACGAGCTCGGCGAGGCGGTCCGGGCCGGCTGGATGCGGCTCTGGGACACGGTCCACGTGCCGCTCGGAGCCGACGTGGACGGGACCACGACCTTCATGGCGTACGGAATGCTCGTCAACTGCCTGGTGTCGATGGGGTTCCCGCCCGAGCATCGGGTCTGGGAAGGGCTCTACCCGTCGGCGCGTGTCACGGGCCGGCTGGAGAAGTAG
- the nusG gene encoding transcription termination/antitermination protein NusG — translation MSDPNLNDTSESVESVDDELEVVEGADVVDEFEAADAAAGENAEDAALHVEDESGEDVEDVQDEDTPDEDEPEVEAEPVDPVTALREELRLLPGEWYVIHTYAGYENRVKTNLEQRAVSLNVEDFIFQAEVPQEEVAQIKNGERKTIKQNKLPGYVLVRMDLTNESWGVVRNTPGVTGFVGNAYDPYPLTLDEIVKMLAPEAEEKAAREAAEAEGRPAPQRKVEVQVLDFEVGDSVTVTDGPFATLQATINEINADSKKVKGLVEIFGRETPVELSFDQIQKN, via the coding sequence GTGTCTGACCCGAACCTGAACGACACCTCCGAGTCGGTCGAGTCCGTAGACGACGAGCTCGAGGTCGTCGAGGGAGCGGACGTCGTGGACGAGTTCGAGGCTGCCGATGCCGCCGCCGGCGAGAACGCCGAGGACGCGGCCCTGCACGTCGAGGACGAGTCCGGTGAGGACGTCGAGGACGTCCAGGACGAGGACACGCCCGACGAGGACGAGCCCGAAGTCGAGGCCGAGCCCGTCGACCCCGTGACCGCCCTGCGCGAGGAACTGCGTCTGCTCCCCGGCGAGTGGTACGTCATCCACACCTACGCCGGTTACGAGAACCGCGTGAAGACCAACCTCGAGCAGCGTGCCGTTTCGCTGAACGTCGAGGACTTCATCTTCCAGGCCGAGGTGCCGCAGGAAGAAGTCGCGCAGATCAAGAACGGCGAGCGCAAGACGATCAAGCAGAACAAGCTCCCGGGCTACGTCCTGGTCCGTATGGACCTGACGAACGAGTCCTGGGGTGTCGTCCGCAACACTCCCGGCGTCACCGGCTTCGTGGGCAACGCCTACGACCCGTACCCGCTGACCCTGGACGAGATCGTCAAGATGCTCGCCCCGGAGGCCGAGGAGAAGGCCGCCCGCGAGGCCGCAGAGGCCGAGGGCAGGCCCGCTCCGCAGCGCAAGGTCGAGGTCCAGGTGCTGGACTTCGAGGTCGGCGACTCGGTCACCGTCACCGACGGCCCGTTCGCCACGCTGCAGGCCACGATCAACGAGATCAACGCCGACTCGAAGAAGGTCAAGGGCCTCGTCGAGATCTTCGGCCGCGAGACCCCGGTCGAGCTTTCCTTCGACCAGATCCAGAAGAACTGA
- a CDS encoding UDP-N-acetylmuramate dehydrogenase, translating into MQELHDAPLAPLTTFRLGGPAARLITATTDDEVVAAVREADDAGTPLLVIGGGSNLVIGDKGFAGTALRIATKGFSLDGTRLELAAGEVWTDAVARSVEAGLAGVECLAGIPGSAGATPIQNVGAYGQEVSSTITEVIAYDRKTRETVTLTNAECEFSYRHSRFKADPERHVVLRVRFGLEDAQGLSAPVKYAETARALGVEPGDRVPLDAARETVLKLRAGKGMVLDPEDHDTWSAGSFFTNPILTDEAFAAFHARVEERLGADAVPPAYAAGEGHTKTSAAWLIDKSGFTKGYGTGPARISTKHTLALTNRGGATTEDLLALAREVVAGVHEAFGITLVNEPVTVNASL; encoded by the coding sequence GTGCAGGAACTCCACGATGCCCCGCTCGCCCCGCTGACCACCTTCCGGCTCGGCGGCCCGGCCGCCCGGCTGATCACCGCCACGACCGACGACGAGGTCGTCGCCGCCGTGCGCGAGGCCGACGACGCCGGTACGCCACTGCTGGTCATCGGCGGTGGATCGAACCTGGTCATCGGCGACAAGGGCTTCGCCGGGACCGCCCTGCGCATCGCCACGAAGGGCTTCTCCCTCGACGGTACGAGGCTGGAGCTGGCCGCGGGCGAGGTGTGGACCGACGCGGTCGCCCGCTCCGTAGAGGCTGGGCTGGCCGGGGTCGAATGCCTTGCGGGCATCCCCGGGTCCGCCGGTGCGACACCGATCCAGAACGTGGGCGCGTACGGCCAGGAAGTGTCGTCGACGATCACTGAAGTGATCGCCTACGACAGGAAGACGCGCGAGACGGTCACGCTGACCAACGCCGAGTGCGAGTTCTCCTACCGCCACAGTCGCTTCAAGGCGGACCCCGAGCGCCATGTCGTGCTGCGGGTGCGCTTCGGGCTGGAGGACGCGCAGGGGCTGTCGGCGCCGGTCAAGTACGCCGAGACGGCCCGCGCGCTCGGTGTGGAGCCCGGCGACCGTGTGCCCCTCGACGCCGCCCGCGAGACCGTTCTGAAGCTGCGTGCCGGGAAAGGCATGGTGCTCGACCCCGAGGACCACGACACCTGGTCCGCCGGATCGTTCTTCACCAACCCGATCCTCACCGACGAGGCGTTCGCCGCGTTCCACGCGCGCGTGGAGGAACGGCTCGGCGCCGATGCCGTACCGCCCGCGTACGCGGCCGGCGAGGGTCACACCAAGACCTCAGCGGCCTGGCTGATCGACAAGTCGGGCTTCACCAAGGGCTACGGAACCGGGCCCGCCCGTATCTCCACCAAGCACACCCTCGCCCTGACCAACCGCGGCGGGGCCACCACCGAGGACCTCCTCGCGCTGGCCCGGGAGGTCGTCGCCGGGGTCCACGAGGCCTTCGGGATCACGCTCGTCAACGAGCCGGTGACGGTGAACGCGAGCCTCTGA
- the rplA gene encoding 50S ribosomal protein L1, with translation MSKRSKSLRAADAKVDRDKLYAPLEAVRLAKETSTSKFDGTVEVAFRLGVDPRKADQMVRGTVNLPHGTGKTARVLVFATGDRAAAAEAAGADIVGSDELIDEVAKGRLDFDAVVATPDLMGKVGRLGRVLGPRGLMPNPKTGTVTPDVVKAVTEIKGGKIEFRVDKHSNLHFIIGKVSFDDTKLVENYGAALDEILRLKPSAAKGRYIKKAAISSTIGPGVPIDPNRTRNLLVEEDPAAV, from the coding sequence GTGAGCAAGCGCAGCAAGTCTCTCCGCGCTGCGGACGCCAAGGTCGACCGGGACAAGCTCTACGCCCCGCTCGAGGCCGTCCGTCTCGCCAAGGAGACCTCCACGAGCAAGTTCGACGGCACCGTCGAGGTCGCCTTCCGCCTGGGTGTCGACCCGCGCAAGGCCGACCAGATGGTCCGTGGCACCGTGAACCTGCCGCACGGCACCGGCAAGACCGCCCGGGTCCTGGTCTTCGCGACCGGTGACCGTGCTGCGGCCGCGGAGGCCGCGGGCGCCGACATCGTCGGCTCCGACGAACTGATCGACGAGGTCGCGAAGGGCCGTCTGGACTTCGACGCCGTCGTCGCCACCCCGGACCTCATGGGCAAGGTCGGCCGCCTCGGCCGCGTGCTCGGTCCCCGTGGTCTCATGCCGAACCCCAAGACCGGCACCGTGACCCCCGACGTCGTCAAGGCTGTCACCGAGATCAAGGGTGGCAAGATCGAGTTCCGCGTCGACAAGCACTCGAACCTGCACTTCATCATCGGCAAGGTGTCCTTCGACGACACCAAGCTGGTGGAGAACTACGGCGCCGCGCTCGACGAGATCCTTCGTCTGAAGCCGTCGGCCGCCAAGGGTCGCTACATCAAGAAGGCCGCGATCAGCTCCACGATCGGCCCCGGCGTTCCGATCGACCCCAACCGCACCCGCAACCTCCTCGTCGAGGAGGACCCGGCCGCCGTCTGA
- a CDS encoding adenosine deaminase has protein sequence MERVRDVSELPKAHLHLHFTGSMRHTTLLELADKYGVRLPDALTSGEPPKLRATDERGWFRFQRLYDAARSCLREPEDIQRLVREAAEEDLKDGSGWLEIQVDPTSYAPRLGGLIPALEVILDAVDSAVRETGLGMRVLVAANRMKHPLDARTLARLAVRYADRGIVGFGLSNDERRGMARDFDRAFAIAREGGLLSAPHGGELTGPASVRDCLDDLHASRIGHGVRAAEDPRLLKRLADRGVTCEVCPASNVALGVYEKHADVPLRTLFEAGVPMALGADDPLLFGSRLAAQYEIARRHHAFTDQELAELARQSVRASAAPEDVRAKLLAGVDGWLTA, from the coding sequence ATGGAGCGCGTACGTGATGTGAGTGAACTGCCGAAGGCCCATCTGCACCTGCACTTCACCGGTTCGATGCGGCACACCACCCTGCTGGAACTGGCCGACAAGTACGGCGTACGGCTGCCGGACGCGCTGACCAGCGGGGAACCGCCGAAACTGCGGGCGACCGACGAACGCGGCTGGTTCCGCTTCCAGCGCCTGTACGACGCCGCGCGGTCCTGCCTGAGAGAGCCCGAGGACATCCAGCGCCTGGTGCGCGAGGCCGCCGAGGAGGACCTGAAGGACGGCTCGGGCTGGCTGGAGATCCAGGTCGACCCGACGTCGTACGCACCGCGCCTGGGCGGTCTGATCCCGGCCCTGGAGGTCATCCTCGACGCGGTCGACTCGGCCGTGCGCGAGACCGGGCTCGGGATGCGCGTCCTGGTGGCCGCCAACCGGATGAAACACCCCCTGGACGCCCGCACGCTGGCCCGGCTCGCCGTGCGGTACGCGGACCGGGGGATCGTCGGTTTCGGCCTCTCCAACGACGAGCGACGGGGCATGGCGCGGGACTTCGACCGGGCCTTCGCCATCGCGCGGGAAGGCGGACTGCTGTCCGCGCCGCACGGCGGTGAGCTGACCGGGCCCGCCTCGGTCCGCGACTGCCTGGACGACCTGCACGCCTCCCGGATCGGCCACGGGGTGCGGGCCGCCGAGGACCCCCGGCTGCTGAAGCGCCTCGCGGACCGCGGGGTGACCTGTGAGGTCTGCCCCGCCTCGAACGTCGCCCTGGGCGTCTACGAGAAGCACGCCGATGTCCCCCTGCGCACTTTGTTCGAAGCCGGCGTCCCGATGGCCCTCGGCGCCGACGATCCCCTGCTCTTCGGATCCCGTCTCGCCGCCCAGTACGAGATCGCCCGCCGCCATCACGCCTTCACCGACCAGGAACTGGCCGAGCTGGCCCGGCAGTCCGTCCGCGCCTCGGCCGCGCCCGAGGACGTCCGGGCGAAGCTGCTGGCCGGCGTCGACGGCTGGTTGACCGCCTAG
- a CDS encoding MaoC family dehydratase, which translates to MTAKISYTNVEVGTELPAQTFSVTRATLVQYAGASGDFNPIHWNEKFAVEVGLPDVIAHGMFTMAEAIRVVTDWVGDPGSVLEYGVRFTKPVVVPNDEKGATIEVSGKVAAKLDDNTVRVDLTATSGGQKVLGMSRAVVRLA; encoded by the coding sequence ATGACGGCGAAGATCTCTTACACGAACGTCGAGGTCGGCACCGAGCTGCCGGCCCAGACGTTCTCTGTGACGCGTGCCACGCTCGTGCAGTACGCGGGGGCCTCCGGGGACTTCAACCCGATCCACTGGAACGAGAAGTTCGCGGTCGAGGTAGGCCTTCCCGACGTCATCGCGCACGGCATGTTCACCATGGCCGAAGCGATCCGCGTGGTCACCGACTGGGTCGGCGACCCGGGCTCGGTCCTCGAGTACGGCGTTCGCTTCACCAAGCCCGTCGTCGTCCCGAACGACGAGAAGGGCGCCACGATCGAGGTCAGCGGCAAGGTCGCGGCCAAGCTCGACGACAACACCGTCCGCGTCGACCTCACGGCGACCAGCGGCGGACAGAAGGTGCTGGGCATGTCGCGAGCGGTCGTACGACTCGCCTGA
- the rplK gene encoding 50S ribosomal protein L11, with product MPPKKKKVTGLIKLQINAGAANPAPPVGPALGQHGVNIMEFCKAYNAATESQRGWVIPVEITVYEDRSFTFVTKTPPAAKMILKAAGVEKGSGEPHKTKVAKITQAQVREIATTKMPDLNANDLDAAAKIIAGTARSMGITVEG from the coding sequence ATGCCTCCCAAGAAGAAGAAGGTCACGGGGCTTATCAAGCTCCAGATCAACGCCGGTGCGGCGAACCCGGCCCCGCCGGTCGGCCCCGCGCTCGGTCAGCACGGCGTCAACATCATGGAGTTCTGCAAGGCCTACAACGCCGCGACCGAGTCGCAGCGTGGCTGGGTCATCCCGGTGGAGATCACGGTCTACGAAGACCGCTCCTTCACCTTCGTGACCAAGACTCCGCCGGCCGCCAAGATGATCCTCAAGGCCGCGGGTGTCGAGAAGGGCTCCGGCGAGCCGCACAAGACCAAGGTCGCCAAGATCACCCAGGCGCAGGTCCGCGAGATCGCCACGACCAAGATGCCCGACCTCAACGCCAACGACCTGGACGCCGCTGCGAAGATCATCGCCGGCACCGCCCGTTCCATGGGCATCACGGTCGAGGGCTGA
- a CDS encoding DHA2 family efflux MFS transporter permease subunit, protein MAALDNLVVTTALPSIRKDLGGALDDLEWTVSAYTLTFAVLLMFGAALGDRFGRRRLFLVGLSVFTGASAAAAMAPGIDSLIAARAVQGVGAAIMMPLTLTLLTAAVPAAKRGMAYGIWGAVNGLAVASGPLIGGSLTEHISWHWIFWLNVPLGLAVLPLARLRLSESFGAGARLDFPGTLLASGGLFGIVYGLVRGPADGWTSAFVLTGLIAGAALLAGFVVHGTRAKNPMLPMRLFRSRAFAGINAASLLMFLGMFGSIFLLSQYMQGVLGYSPTEAGLRMLPWTGMPMLVAPIAGYLSDRIGGRPVVATGLFLQAAGLAYYAAVVAADASYASQLPALIISGVGMSLYFAPASNLVMSSVRPQEQGIASGANNALREVGGALGIAVMSSIFSAQGGYATAQTFIDGLRPALVVGASVVALAGIAALLIPAARRTARTETAAEAAPAHSLDRETASPETASLKTATLETAPPETTSTESASTEAASTETASLETASR, encoded by the coding sequence ATGGCGGCCCTCGACAATCTCGTCGTCACCACCGCCCTGCCCTCCATCCGCAAGGATCTCGGGGGAGCGCTGGACGACCTGGAATGGACCGTGAGCGCCTACACGCTCACCTTCGCCGTCCTGCTGATGTTCGGCGCCGCGCTCGGGGACCGGTTCGGCCGCCGCAGGCTCTTCCTGGTCGGCCTGAGCGTGTTCACCGGCGCTTCGGCCGCCGCGGCCATGGCCCCCGGCATCGACTCGCTGATCGCCGCCCGCGCGGTCCAGGGCGTCGGCGCGGCGATCATGATGCCGCTGACCCTGACCCTGCTGACGGCCGCGGTTCCCGCCGCCAAGCGCGGGATGGCGTACGGGATCTGGGGAGCCGTCAACGGACTCGCGGTCGCCTCCGGGCCCCTCATCGGCGGCAGCCTCACCGAACACATCTCCTGGCACTGGATCTTCTGGCTGAACGTTCCGCTGGGTCTCGCGGTGCTCCCGCTCGCCCGGCTTCGGCTGTCCGAGTCGTTCGGCGCCGGCGCCCGGCTCGACTTCCCCGGCACCCTGCTCGCCAGCGGTGGCCTCTTCGGGATCGTCTACGGCCTGGTCCGCGGGCCCGCCGACGGCTGGACCAGCGCGTTCGTCCTGACCGGTCTGATCGCGGGCGCCGCTCTGCTCGCCGGTTTCGTCGTCCACGGCACCCGGGCCAAGAACCCGATGCTCCCGATGCGGCTCTTCCGCTCCCGCGCCTTCGCCGGGATCAACGCGGCCAGTCTGCTGATGTTCCTCGGGATGTTCGGCTCGATCTTCCTGCTCAGCCAGTACATGCAGGGCGTGCTCGGCTACTCGCCGACCGAGGCGGGGCTGCGGATGCTCCCCTGGACCGGTATGCCGATGCTGGTCGCGCCCATCGCCGGCTACCTGTCCGACCGGATCGGCGGGCGTCCCGTCGTCGCCACCGGGCTCTTCCTCCAGGCCGCCGGGCTCGCGTACTACGCCGCCGTGGTCGCCGCCGACGCCTCGTACGCCTCCCAGCTGCCCGCGCTCATCATCAGCGGCGTCGGGATGTCGCTCTACTTCGCGCCGGCCTCCAACCTGGTCATGTCCAGCGTGCGGCCGCAGGAGCAGGGCATCGCCTCCGGCGCCAACAACGCGCTGCGCGAGGTGGGCGGGGCGCTCGGCATCGCGGTGATGTCCTCGATCTTCTCGGCGCAGGGCGGCTACGCGACCGCCCAGACCTTCATCGACGGACTGCGGCCCGCGCTCGTGGTCGGCGCCTCGGTCGTGGCCCTCGCGGGGATCGCCGCCCTGCTCATCCCGGCCGCCCGGCGCACGGCACGCACCGAGACGGCGGCCGAGGCGGCTCCGGCGCACTCCCTGGACCGGGAGACCGCCTCTCCCGAAACCGCCTCTCTGAAGACCGCAACTCTCGAAACCGCCCCTCCGGAAACCACCTCTACGGAATCGGCTTCTACGGAAGCGGCCTCTACGGAGACGGCCTCTCTCGAAACCGCCTCCCGCTGA
- a CDS encoding NAD(P)-dependent oxidoreductase has translation MELTVFGATGGIGQEIVRQALGAGHRVTAVVRDPARLTVTGANLEVFRADLTDPESLRPAVAGRHAVLSGLGARSRKDAGVAARLTRTVLGAMEAEQVRRLLVVSASPVGPGAENDTPLDRAMRSLISSLLKDVYADLREMEGELAASSTDWTAVRPPRLQNKPLTGSYRTVVGGFPPKGRFIARADVAHAMLAMIDDPGTVKQGVGVAY, from the coding sequence ATGGAACTCACCGTTTTCGGTGCCACCGGAGGCATCGGCCAGGAGATCGTCCGCCAGGCCCTGGGCGCGGGCCACCGGGTCACGGCGGTCGTACGGGATCCCGCGCGGCTCACCGTCACGGGCGCGAATCTGGAGGTCTTCCGCGCGGACCTCACCGACCCGGAGTCGCTGCGCCCGGCCGTCGCGGGCCGGCACGCCGTCCTGTCCGGCCTCGGCGCGCGCAGCCGCAAGGACGCCGGGGTCGCGGCCCGGCTCACCCGTACGGTGCTGGGCGCCATGGAGGCGGAGCAGGTGCGCCGGCTGCTGGTGGTCAGCGCGAGTCCGGTCGGACCCGGCGCCGAGAACGACACGCCCCTCGACCGTGCGATGAGGAGCCTGATCTCCAGCCTCCTGAAGGACGTCTACGCCGACCTGCGGGAGATGGAGGGCGAACTGGCGGCCAGTTCCACGGACTGGACCGCCGTCCGTCCGCCCCGGCTCCAGAACAAGCCGCTGACCGGCTCCTACCGCACGGTCGTCGGGGGCTTCCCGCCCAAGGGTCGCTTCATCGCGCGCGCCGACGTGGCCCACGCGATGCTGGCGATGATCGACGACCCGGGGACCGTGAAGCAGGGAGTGGGCGTCGCCTACTGA
- a CDS encoding MaoC family dehydratase N-terminal domain-containing protein — translation MALDQSFVGRSYPPTDPYEVGREKIREFAEAVGDSNPAYTDPEAARALGHPDVIAPPTFVFAITFKAAGQVVQDPQLGLDYSRVVHGDQKFAYTRPVRAGDRLTVTSTIESIKSLAGNDILDIRGEVHDEAGEHVVTAVTKLVSRAAEVG, via the coding sequence ATGGCGCTCGACCAGTCCTTCGTAGGGCGGTCCTACCCGCCCACCGACCCCTATGAGGTCGGCCGGGAGAAGATCCGCGAGTTCGCGGAGGCCGTGGGGGACAGTAACCCTGCGTACACGGACCCCGAGGCCGCACGCGCGCTCGGGCACCCCGATGTGATCGCCCCGCCGACTTTTGTGTTCGCCATCACGTTCAAGGCCGCAGGTCAGGTCGTCCAGGACCCGCAACTGGGTCTCGACTACAGCCGGGTGGTGCACGGCGACCAGAAGTTCGCGTACACCCGCCCGGTGCGAGCGGGTGACCGGCTCACGGTGACCTCGACCATCGAGTCGATCAAGTCCCTCGCGGGCAACGACATCCTGGACATCCGTGGCGAGGTCCACGACGAGGCGGGCGAGCACGTCGTGACGGCCGTCACGAAGCTCGTGTCCCGTGCGGCGGAGGTGGGCTGA
- a CDS encoding pyridoxal phosphate-dependent aminotransferase yields MSPATPPTERRVSARVGAISESATLAVDAKAKALKAAGRPVIGFGAGEPDFPTPDYIVQAAIEACSNPKYHRYTPAGGLPELKAAIAAKTLRDSGYEVEAAQVLVTNGGKQAIYEAFAAILDPGDEVIVPAPYWTTYPESIRLAGGVPVDVVADETTGYRVSVEQLEAARTENTKVLLFVSPSNPTGAVYTREQIEEIGRWAAEKGLWVLTDEIYEHLVYGDAEFHSLPVVVPELRDKCIVVNGVAKTYAMTGWRVGWVIGPKDVVKAATNLQSHATSNVSNVAQVAALAAVSGDLTAVAKMREAFDRRRKTIVRMLNEIDGVLCPEPEGAFYAYPSVKGLLGKEIRGKRPADTVELAALILEESEVAVVPGEAFGTPGYLRLSYALGDEDLVEGVSRIQQLLSEAKD; encoded by the coding sequence ATGAGCCCTGCAACCCCTCCCACCGAGCGCCGGGTCTCCGCCCGAGTCGGCGCGATCTCCGAGTCCGCCACCCTCGCCGTGGACGCCAAGGCCAAGGCACTCAAGGCCGCCGGACGTCCGGTGATCGGCTTCGGCGCCGGTGAGCCCGACTTCCCGACCCCGGACTACATCGTCCAGGCCGCCATCGAGGCCTGCTCGAACCCCAAGTACCACCGCTACACGCCGGCCGGCGGGCTGCCCGAGCTGAAGGCCGCGATCGCCGCGAAGACGCTGCGCGACTCCGGCTACGAGGTGGAGGCCGCCCAGGTCCTGGTCACCAACGGCGGCAAGCAGGCCATCTACGAGGCCTTCGCCGCGATCCTCGACCCGGGTGACGAGGTCATCGTCCCGGCGCCGTACTGGACGACCTACCCGGAGTCCATCCGTCTCGCCGGCGGTGTCCCCGTGGACGTCGTCGCCGACGAGACCACCGGCTACCGCGTCTCGGTCGAGCAGCTCGAGGCCGCCCGCACCGAGAACACCAAGGTGCTGCTCTTCGTCTCCCCGTCCAACCCGACGGGCGCGGTCTACACCCGCGAGCAGATCGAGGAGATCGGCCGCTGGGCCGCCGAGAAGGGCCTGTGGGTCCTGACCGACGAGATCTACGAGCACCTGGTCTACGGCGACGCCGAGTTCCACTCCCTGCCCGTGGTGGTGCCCGAGCTGCGCGACAAGTGCATCGTCGTCAACGGCGTCGCCAAGACGTACGCGATGACCGGCTGGCGCGTGGGCTGGGTCATCGGCCCCAAGGACGTCGTCAAGGCCGCGACCAACCTCCAGTCCCACGCCACCTCGAACGTCTCGAACGTGGCCCAGGTCGCCGCGCTCGCCGCCGTCTCCGGCGACCTCACGGCCGTCGCGAAGATGCGCGAGGCCTTCGACCGCCGCCGCAAGACCATCGTGCGCATGCTGAACGAGATCGACGGCGTGCTGTGCCCCGAGCCCGAGGGCGCCTTCTACGCGTACCCCTCGGTGAAGGGACTCCTCGGCAAGGAGATCCGCGGCAAGCGCCCCGCGGACACCGTCGAGCTGGCCGCGCTGATCCTGGAGGAGTCCGAGGTCGCGGTCGTCCCGGGCGAGGCCTTCGGCACGCCGGGCTACCTGCGCCTGTCGTACGCCCTCGGTGACGAGGACCTGGTCGAGGGCGTCAGCCGGATCCAGCAGCTGCTGTCCGAGGCGAAGGACTGA
- the rpmG gene encoding 50S ribosomal protein L33, which translates to MAATDVRPKITLACVECKERNYITKKNRRNNPDRLEMKKHCPRCNAHTAHRETR; encoded by the coding sequence GTGGCTGCCACCGACGTCCGCCCGAAGATCACGCTGGCCTGCGTGGAGTGCAAGGAGCGGAACTACATCACCAAGAAGAACCGGCGTAACAACCCGGACCGACTGGAGATGAAGAAGCACTGCCCGCGTTGCAACGCGCACACCGCGCACCGCGAAACGCGATAA
- a CDS encoding TetR/AcrR family transcriptional regulator, translating into MQQKSATETTPSKPARIRILDAAHELMLTLGLSRATTKEIARAAGCSEAALYKYFASKEELFIRVLHERLPQLGPLLERLTAEPREHSLEENLTEIVRQAALFYEQSFPIAASLYAETQLKRRHDEAMRAMGAGPHMPIRGVAAYLLAEQRAGRVQPDTDTYAAASLLLGACAQRAFAYDATEEGTPPPLDTFAPALVRTLLAGIAPGDTGTRGRLGRALAG; encoded by the coding sequence ATGCAGCAGAAATCCGCCACGGAGACCACGCCGTCGAAGCCGGCCAGGATCCGCATTCTCGACGCGGCGCACGAGCTCATGCTCACGCTCGGTCTCTCCCGTGCCACCACCAAGGAGATCGCCAGGGCGGCCGGCTGCTCCGAGGCGGCGCTCTACAAGTACTTCGCGAGCAAGGAAGAGCTCTTCATCCGGGTCCTCCACGAGCGGCTGCCCCAGCTCGGCCCCCTCCTGGAGCGGCTGACGGCCGAGCCGCGGGAGCACTCCCTGGAGGAGAACCTCACGGAGATCGTCCGTCAGGCGGCCCTCTTCTACGAGCAGAGTTTCCCGATCGCCGCCTCCTTGTACGCGGAGACGCAGCTCAAGCGACGTCACGACGAGGCCATGCGGGCCATGGGCGCGGGCCCGCACATGCCCATCCGGGGCGTCGCCGCCTATCTGCTGGCGGAACAGCGGGCCGGGCGGGTCCAGCCGGACACCGACACCTACGCGGCCGCGTCCCTCCTCCTCGGAGCCTGCGCGCAGCGGGCGTTCGCCTACGACGCCACCGAGGAGGGCACGCCGCCGCCCCTGGACACCTTCGCCCCGGCGCTGGTCCGCACCCTGCTCGCCGGGATCGCACCCGGGGACACCGGCACCCGCGGGCGCCTCGGACGAGCTCTAGCGGGCTAG
- the secE gene encoding preprotein translocase subunit SecE, giving the protein MTDAVGSIDMPDAEAPESKKKARKGGKRAKKGPLKRLATFYRQIIAELRKVVWPTRNQLTTYTTVVIVFVVIMIGLVTVIDYGLNHAAKYVFG; this is encoded by the coding sequence GTGACGGACGCCGTGGGCTCCATCGACATGCCTGATGCCGAGGCGCCGGAGTCCAAAAAGAAGGCCCGCAAGGGCGGTAAGCGTGCCAAGAAGGGCCCGCTGAAGCGCCTTGCCACCTTCTACCGCCAGATCATCGCGGAACTCCGTAAGGTTGTCTGGCCGACTCGCAATCAGCTGACGACTTACACCACAGTGGTGATTGTGTTCGTCGTCATCATGATCGGCCTGGTGACCGTGATTGACTATGGGCTCAACCACGCCGCCAAGTACGTCTTCGGCTGA